Proteins found in one Takifugu rubripes chromosome 17, fTakRub1.2, whole genome shotgun sequence genomic segment:
- the LOC101061157 gene encoding N-acyl-aromatic-L-amino acid amidohydrolase (carboxylate-forming) B-like isoform X2, protein MAHVFFPPLSRVAICGGTHGNEMSGVYMLRELKKRHIEQDGPVSLITVLSNPRAVESCRRYIDKDLNRCFTSQMLSGPLTDDTPYELKRAHELNAQLGPKGSQEAVDLLCDIHNTTSNMGLCLILYSTDWIPLHILKHIQSKMTSTPVRAIFIDLPASEGYSLESVGKHGFTLEVGPQPNGVLRADIYNLVKEAVELTFEFVQKFNAGHTFEGGEVEAYTMEDSVDYPRDPTTGEITASVHSELQDRDFKLLKPGDPIFKRFSGETVTYKGEELYPFFINECAYYEKKIAFVLGEKVKLTLPPISVQKD, encoded by the exons ATGGCTCATGTCTTTTTCCCACCGCTGTCCCGTGTGGCCATTTGCGGGGGCACCCACGGGAATGAGATGTCCGGCGTGTACATGCTGAGAGAGCTGAAAAAGCGGCATATTGAGCAGGATGGACCAGTTTCCCTAATTACTGTTCTTTCCAACCCCCGGGCCGTGGAATCCTGCAGGAGATACATCGACAAAGACCTGAACCGCTGTTTCACGAGTCAAATGCTTAG CGGCCCCCTGACCGACGACACGCCCTACGAGCTCAAGCGCGCGCACGAGCTCAATGCTCAGCTGGGACCCAAAGGGAGCCAAGAGGCCGTGGACCTGCTGTGCGACATTCACAACACCACCTCCAACATGGGTCTGTGCCTGATCTTGTACTCCACAGACTGGATCCCTCTCCACATTTTAAAGCACATACAG AGCAAGATGACGTCCACACCTGTCCGGGCGATCTTTATCGATTTGCCAGCCTCGGAAGGCTATTCGCTGGAGTCTGTGGGGAAGCACGGGTTCA CCTTAGAAGTCGGCCCTCAGCCCAACGGCGTCCTCAGGGCGGACATCTACAACCTGGTGAAAGAGGCTGTGGAGCTCACGTTTGAATTTGTCCAGAAGTTCAACGCAG GTCACACGTTTGAAGGGGGTGAAGTGGAAGCATACACGATGGAGGACAGTGTGGACTATCCCCGGGACCCCACAACTGGAGAGATCACCGCATCCGTTCACTCCGAGCTGCAG gaTAGGGACTTCAAGCTCCTCAAACCAGGCGATCCCATATTCAAGAGGTTTTCCGGGGAAACGGTGACCTACAAGGGAGAAGAGCTCTACCCGTTCTTCATCAATGAATGTGCATACTACGAGAAGAAGATTGCTTTTGTCTTAGGGGAGAAGGTCAAGCTGACCTTGCCGCCCATAAGCGTGCAGAAGGACTGA
- the LOC101061157 gene encoding N-acyl-aromatic-L-amino acid amidohydrolase (carboxylate-forming) B-like isoform X1, which produces MAHVFFPPLSRVAICGGTHGNEMSGVYMLRELKKRHIEQDGPVSLITVLSNPRAVESCRRYIDKDLNRCFTSQMLRQVEKNLGPLTDDTPYELKRAHELNAQLGPKGSQEAVDLLCDIHNTTSNMGLCLILYSTDWIPLHILKHIQSKMTSTPVRAIFIDLPASEGYSLESVGKHGFTLEVGPQPNGVLRADIYNLVKEAVELTFEFVQKFNAGHTFEGGEVEAYTMEDSVDYPRDPTTGEITASVHSELQDRDFKLLKPGDPIFKRFSGETVTYKGEELYPFFINECAYYEKKIAFVLGEKVKLTLPPISVQKD; this is translated from the exons ATGGCTCATGTCTTTTTCCCACCGCTGTCCCGTGTGGCCATTTGCGGGGGCACCCACGGGAATGAGATGTCCGGCGTGTACATGCTGAGAGAGCTGAAAAAGCGGCATATTGAGCAGGATGGACCAGTTTCCCTAATTACTGTTCTTTCCAACCCCCGGGCCGTGGAATCCTGCAGGAGATACATCGACAAAGACCTGAACCGCTGTTTCACGAGTCAAATGCTTAGGCAAGTTGAAAAAAACCT CGGCCCCCTGACCGACGACACGCCCTACGAGCTCAAGCGCGCGCACGAGCTCAATGCTCAGCTGGGACCCAAAGGGAGCCAAGAGGCCGTGGACCTGCTGTGCGACATTCACAACACCACCTCCAACATGGGTCTGTGCCTGATCTTGTACTCCACAGACTGGATCCCTCTCCACATTTTAAAGCACATACAG AGCAAGATGACGTCCACACCTGTCCGGGCGATCTTTATCGATTTGCCAGCCTCGGAAGGCTATTCGCTGGAGTCTGTGGGGAAGCACGGGTTCA CCTTAGAAGTCGGCCCTCAGCCCAACGGCGTCCTCAGGGCGGACATCTACAACCTGGTGAAAGAGGCTGTGGAGCTCACGTTTGAATTTGTCCAGAAGTTCAACGCAG GTCACACGTTTGAAGGGGGTGAAGTGGAAGCATACACGATGGAGGACAGTGTGGACTATCCCCGGGACCCCACAACTGGAGAGATCACCGCATCCGTTCACTCCGAGCTGCAG gaTAGGGACTTCAAGCTCCTCAAACCAGGCGATCCCATATTCAAGAGGTTTTCCGGGGAAACGGTGACCTACAAGGGAGAAGAGCTCTACCCGTTCTTCATCAATGAATGTGCATACTACGAGAAGAAGATTGCTTTTGTCTTAGGGGAGAAGGTCAAGCTGACCTTGCCGCCCATAAGCGTGCAGAAGGACTGA
- the tacr3l gene encoding tachykinin receptor 3-like isoform X1 encodes MSTLQCVVAHPRCQSGPRSLYAAPEEIHGDEMSSDREESRSLNNQFVQPAWRIVLWSVAYSTVLAVAVFGNLIVIWIILAHKRMRTVTNYFLLNLAFSDVSMAAFNTLINFVYAAHGEWYFGEVYCKFHNFFPVTAVFASIYSMTAIAIDRYVAIIHPLKPRLSAKATTGVIIGIWTLAVVLALPLCYFSTTRVLHRRTICYVAWPRMSDDPFMYHIIVTILVYVLPLLVMAITYTIVGLTLWGGGIPGDSADNYHGQIRAKRKVVKMMIIVVVTFALCWLPYHVYFIVTGLNKQLSRWKYIQQVYLSVLWLAMSSTMYNPIIYCCLNGRMSSYDELELRSRRLQQGHQSSTCTFSRVNTSILSKNKGARSIEPAPESTLSSLIKTAS; translated from the exons ATGTCAACACTCCAGTGCGTCGTTGCGCATCCGAGGTGCCAAAGTGGTCCACGCAGTCTGTATGCAGCACCGGAGGAGATCCACGGCGACGAGATGTCATCCGATCGGGAGGAAAGCAGAAGTCTGAACAACCAGTTCGTGCAGCCCGCGTGGCGCATCGTGCTGTGGTCGGTGGCTTACAGCACGGTGCTGGCGGTGGCGGTTTTTGGAAACCTGATTGTGATTTGGATCATTCTGGCGCACAAGCGAATGCGCACCGTCACTAACTACTTCCTGCTCAACTTGGCGTTCTCCGACGTGTCCATGGCAGCGTTCAACACGCTCATCAACTTCGTGTACGCGGCTCACGGAGAGTGGTACTTTGGCGAGGTGTACTGCAAGTTTCACAACTTTTTCCCGGTCACGGCGGTGTTTGCCAGCATCTACTCTATGACCGCCATCGCCATTGACAG GTACGTGGCCATCATCCATCCCCTGAAGCCTCGGCTGTCGGCGAAGGCCACCACAGGAGTCATCATCGGTATCTGGACCCTGGCCGTGGTTCTGGCGCTCCCTCTCTGTTATTTCTCCACCACCCGAGTTCTGCACCGCAGGACCATCTGCTACGTGGCTTGGCCCCGCATGTCTGACGACCCGTTCAT GTATCACATCATAGTGACAATACTGGTTTATGTGTTGCCCTTACTGGTGATGGCCATCACTTACACCATCGTGGGCCTGAccctgtggggaggggggatcCCCGGAGACTCAGCCGACAACTATCACGGGCAGATCAGAGCAAAGAGGAAG gttgtgaagatgatgatcatcGTAGtggtgacctttgccctctgctggctgccctATCATGTCTACTTCATTGTGACGGGTCTCAACAAGCAGTTGAGCAGGTGGAAGTACATCCAGCAGGTGTACCTGTCCGTGCTGTGGCTGGCGATGAGCTCCACCATGTACAACCCCATCATCTACTGCTGCCTCAATGGCAG GATGTCAAGCTATGACGAGCTGGAGCTCCGAAGCAGAAGACTCCAACAGGGCCACCAGAGCAGCACGTGCACCTTTTCCCGGGtcaacaccagcatcctcaGCAAAAACAAGGGCGCTCGTTCCATCGAACCAGCTCCAGAGTCAACGTTGAGCTCGCTAATAAAGACAGCTAGCTAA
- the tacr3l gene encoding tachykinin receptor 3-like → MSSDREESRSLNNQFVQPAWRIVLWSVAYSTVLAVAVFGNLIVIWIILAHKRMRTVTNYFLLNLAFSDVSMAAFNTLINFVYAAHGEWYFGEVYCKFHNFFPVTAVFASIYSMTAIAIDRYVAIIHPLKPRLSAKATTGVIIGIWTLAVVLALPLCYFSTTRVLHRRTICYVAWPRMSDDPFMYHIIVTILVYVLPLLVMAITYTIVGLTLWGGGIPGDSADNYHGQIRAKRKVVKMMIIVVVTFALCWLPYHVYFIVTGLNKQLSRWKYIQQVYLSVLWLAMSSTMYNPIIYCCLNGRFRAGFKRVFCWCPFVRMSSYDELELRSRRLQQGHQSSTCTFSRVNTSILSKNKGARSIEPAPESTLSSLIKTAS, encoded by the exons ATGTCATCCGATCGGGAGGAAAGCAGAAGTCTGAACAACCAGTTCGTGCAGCCCGCGTGGCGCATCGTGCTGTGGTCGGTGGCTTACAGCACGGTGCTGGCGGTGGCGGTTTTTGGAAACCTGATTGTGATTTGGATCATTCTGGCGCACAAGCGAATGCGCACCGTCACTAACTACTTCCTGCTCAACTTGGCGTTCTCCGACGTGTCCATGGCAGCGTTCAACACGCTCATCAACTTCGTGTACGCGGCTCACGGAGAGTGGTACTTTGGCGAGGTGTACTGCAAGTTTCACAACTTTTTCCCGGTCACGGCGGTGTTTGCCAGCATCTACTCTATGACCGCCATCGCCATTGACAG GTACGTGGCCATCATCCATCCCCTGAAGCCTCGGCTGTCGGCGAAGGCCACCACAGGAGTCATCATCGGTATCTGGACCCTGGCCGTGGTTCTGGCGCTCCCTCTCTGTTATTTCTCCACCACCCGAGTTCTGCACCGCAGGACCATCTGCTACGTGGCTTGGCCCCGCATGTCTGACGACCCGTTCAT GTATCACATCATAGTGACAATACTGGTTTATGTGTTGCCCTTACTGGTGATGGCCATCACTTACACCATCGTGGGCCTGAccctgtggggaggggggatcCCCGGAGACTCAGCCGACAACTATCACGGGCAGATCAGAGCAAAGAGGAAG gttgtgaagatgatgatcatcGTAGtggtgacctttgccctctgctggctgccctATCATGTCTACTTCATTGTGACGGGTCTCAACAAGCAGTTGAGCAGGTGGAAGTACATCCAGCAGGTGTACCTGTCCGTGCTGTGGCTGGCGATGAGCTCCACCATGTACAACCCCATCATCTACTGCTGCCTCAATGGCAG GTTCCGGGCCGGGTTCAAGCGGGTGTTTTGCTGGTGCCCGTTTGTCAGGATGTCAAGCTATGACGAGCTGGAGCTCCGAAGCAGAAGACTCCAACAGGGCCACCAGAGCAGCACGTGCACCTTTTCCCGGGtcaacaccagcatcctcaGCAAAAACAAGGGCGCTCGTTCCATCGAACCAGCTCCAGAGTCAACGTTGAGCTCGCTAATAAAGACAGCTAGCTAA